AGTTATGTAAAAGGTAGGTGACATCGTGGGCAAGATCGTTGCGATTGCTAACCAAAAGGGTGGTGTTGGTAAAACAACAACATCAGTTAATCTTGGAGCATGTTTAGCATACATAGGTAAAAAGGTTTTGCTCGTCGACGTTGACCCCCAAGGGAATGCAACAAGTGGGGTTGGTATCGATAAAGCAGATGTCGAACAGTGTATATATGATATTTTAGTTGAGGATATTCCAGCAGAAAAAGTAGTAAAGGGAACAAAAGTTGAAAATCTATTTGCTATTCCTGCAACCATTCAATTAGCAGGAGCTGAGATTGAATTAGTTCCAACTATTTCTCGGGAAGTTCGCCTTAAGCGGGCATTAGAAAACTTAAAAAGTGAATATGATTACATCATTATTGATTGTCCACCTTCTTTAGGTCTTCTAACTCTTAACGCATTAACTGCTTCGGATGCCGTTTTGATCCCAGTTCAATGTGAATACTATGCCCTTGAGGGTCTAAGTCAATTATTAAACACAGTTCGACTTGTACAAAAACATCTAAATAATCAATTAACGATTGAAGGTGTTCTTTTAACTATGCTGGATGCCAGAACAAACTTAGGTATTCAGGTAATAGAAGAAGTGAAAAAATATTTTCAAGAAAAAGTGTTTCAAACCATTATTCCTCGTAACATTCGGTTGAGTGAGGCACCTAGCCACGGAGAGCCTATTATTATATATGATCCTAAATCTCGTGGGGCAGAGGTATATTTAGACTTGGCAAAGGAAGTGGTGGCGAATGGCTAAAGGGCTTGGAAAAGGAATTAATGCTCTCTTTTCAAATTTAGAAGTAGGAAATGAAGAAACAGTCCAGGAAGTTAAGGTTAACGATATTCGTCCAAACCCATATCAACCTCGAAAGGTTTTTAAACCAGAAGCCATTGAGGAATTAAAAGAATCAATTTTGGAACATGGTATTCTTCAGCCTATTATCCTTCGAAAAAGTATAAAGGGATATGAAATTGTTGTTGGAGAAAGACGCTTCCGTGCTGCAAAAGATGCTAAACTCCAAGCAATTCCTGCTGTTATTAGAGAGTTATCAGAAAAACAGATGATGGAGCTAGCTGTTTTAGAAAATCTGCAGAGGGAGGACTTAACTCCAATTGAAGAAGCAATGGCTTATCAGAGACTTATGGAGAAACTGGGCATAACGCAAGAACAATTAGCCAAACGTCTTGGAAAGAGCAGACCGCATATAGCCAACCATGTTCGTTTGCTATCATTACCCCAGGAGATTCAACAATACATAACTGATGGCTCTATATCCATGGGGCACGGTCGAGCTCTACTTGGCTTGCGTAATAAGGAGCTTCTAAAACAGGTTGTCCAAAAAGTAATAAAGGAACAAATAAATGTAAGACAGCTTGAGGAGTTAATTTTCAGGTTGAACGAAAATGTTTCACGTGAAACAAAAGCAACTACGAAGCCTAAGAAAGATGTGTTCGTCCAAGAACAAGAATCCATACTTCGAGAAAAATTTGGTACTACAGTTAACATCGTACAAAAGAAGAAAAAAGGGAAAATTGAGATTGAGTTCTTTTCAAAGGAAGACCTCGACCGAATATTAGAATTACTTGATCGATAAGTGATAAACCATCTTCTAGATGGTTCTTTTTTTACTGAATAAGAAAGTCTTGCAGTTTGATAACGGGGCTGACGAGTCATTTTTTTTGATTTTTAGTAAACGAGAGCTTAGAAGAGTTAGGAATGTTTAGGAGGCTTGGGCAGTATGGTGCTCTTTGGCACAATCATCAATGGGATTACTATTATATTAGGAACGATTATCGGCAAATTTCTATCCAAAATTCCAGACCAAATGAAAACAACAGTCATGCATGGTATTGGATTAGCAGTTGTTGTCCTAGGCTTGCAAATGGCCTTTAAAAGTGAACAGTTTCTCTATGTGATTATCAGCTTAGTATTAGGTGCAGTCATAGGTGAATGGATTGATCTTGATGGTAAACTAAATGCATGTGGGAATTGGTTAGAAAAAAAATTAGGTGCATTTGGGAGTGGGCAAATCTCACAAGGTTTTGTTACAGCGACCTTAATATTTGTGATTGGAGCAATGGCTATTCTGGGTGCATTAGATAGTGGAATGAAAAATAATCATGATATCCTCTTAACAAAGGCGATTATAGATGGATTTACTGCACTCATTTTAACAACAACATTAGGAATTGGTGTTATGTTTTCAGCTATTCCAGTCGTCATTTATCAAGGAACAATTGCTTTGTTAGCAGCACAAATAGTAGCTTTGGTTCCGAGTGTTCTTTTAGACCAACTGATAGCTGAAATTACTGCCTCTGGTGGGGTTATGATATTAGCAATTGGCCTTAATCTAACGGGAATTACTAAAATAAGGGTTGCAAACTTATTACCGGGTATTATGGTGATTATAGTATTGGTGATTGTGATGTATAACCTAAATGGTATCTTATAACTTTATCAGATAATGTTACAGGATGTGCGTGTGTATAACAGATGCTAGCAATATAATATATGAAAATAAGAGAGCCTTGATGGGCTCTCTTTTCATTTTAGTTATAAGGATTGTTCCTGATCAAGAGGATTAAAATTATTTAATTCAATTCGTCTTTGAAATTGAATACCTGCTTCATAAATACCATTAGCTACAGTTTTTGCCATACTTACTACAAGATTCAAACGGGTATTTTGTAAAACGAAAAATTCCATAAAACCACTAACATTTACAATACCAGTTATGTGAGCATCACCAACATGCGGCAGGTCTTTATTTACCCCGGCTCCTGGTTTGACAGGACCTTCCCCAAGGATGATATGACCAACACTTTTAATTCGTCCTAAACAGGCATCAATTCCAATGATATAGGGATTTTTGTGTTCGTTTTGAATCATATTTAATTTATCCATTAAATTAACTGCGTGAATTGGATCATCCAGTGTCCCGTATATAAAGAAGGGTGTAGTGGGCTTTTCCTTTAGGAGGGTTCCGATAAAGGGTCCTAAAGAGTCACCGGTTGAACGGTCTGTTCCTATACATATAAAAACAATGGGTTGGGTGGTTGTAGGAATTAACTGTTGTATACGGCTTGCTAGAGATTGAACAGCATGTTCATCATCATATGGAATTCTTACGTTCCCACTCGATCGATCGAAAAACTGTGGTTTCAATTTCATCGGGCATTCTCCTTCTGAATGGTAGTAACAGTATACGGAGAAAATGCCAATTGTATACATGCACAGAATACTTTACCAAAATTGTCTGTAATTTTATGAGTTTTTACGAATGATTACTTCCCTAAAAGTACTGGTATTGCTAAAATATATGTACAAACTTGTTCCCTTACAATTGCATTTACTCTCGATTCATATGGGAATCAAGAAAAATGAAAGTTGAATTAAAGGGAGTGAATCATGGATGGAAGAAAAGGTATATGACTTAAATACGGTCGTAGAAATGAAAAAAGCACACCCTTGTGGGACAAACCGATGGAGAATTATTAGAATGGGTATGGATATCCGCATTAAATGTGAAGGGTGTCAGCATAGTGTGTTATTGCCACGAAGAGAGTTTACAAAAAAGGTGAAAAAAATACTAGAAAACCCTCAGAAAGAAGCATGATTAGATTCTGCTTCTTTTTCTTTATGTAACTCTGAAATCCGATAGGAGGCTATTATGTATATAAAACTCCCTAAAGAGAAGAAGGATATTTTAATACAAGAAATTCAGGCGTATTTTCAAGAAGAAAAAGGGGAGGATTGGGGGCTTATTGCTGCAGAAAATCTACTTGATTTCTTTATGCAAAGGTTAGGACCTAATCTGTATAATCAGGGTGTTCAGGACGCTAAGCAGCTTGTTTCACAGCTTTTACTGAATATTGAGGAAGATATTAGTTCTCTAGAAAGACCGATTAAACGGGATTATTAAGGTTAGAAAGAAAAAGGTTTGCTTACTTCTTTACTTGTCATTTTGAGTATTACTATCTATAATTGGAAAAGGTTTAAATGAACGACTTTTTCTATTATTGTATATTTATTTTTCAACAAATTTTTGACATAACATGGAAAACTATCATGTTTGCATATTGAGGAGTGACGAGGATGGCCTTAACAGCCGGGATTGTTGGCTTACCGAACGTTGGAAAGTCGACTTTATTTAATGCAATTACACAAGCAGGTGCTGAATCTGCAAATTATCCTTTTTGTACGATTGATCCAAACGTAGGAATCGTAGAAGTTCCAGATCATCGCTTACAGAAATTAACAGAATTGGTTCAACCTAAGAAGACAGTTCCGACTACGTTTGAGTTTACAGATATTGCAGGTATCGTAAAGGGTGCAAGTAAAGGGGAAGGATTAGGAAATAAATTCCTCTCGCATATTCGCCAGGTCGATGCCATTTGTCATGTTGTTCGTTGCTTTGCTGATGACAACATTACTCATGTGTCTGGACAAGTAGATCCTATTGCAGATATTGAAACGATTAACCTTGAGTTAATTTTAGCAGACTTAGAATCCGTCGATAAAAGAATTGAACGTGTAGGTAAATTAGCTAAGCAAAAGGATAAAGAAGCCGTTTTTGAACATGAAATATTAGTAAAACTAAAAGAGGCTTTTGAAGATGAAAAACCTGCTAGAACCGTTGAATTTACAGAGGAGCAAATGAAGATTGTTAAAGGACTTCATCTGCTTACGATTAAACCGATGCTTTATGTGGCCAATGTAGGTGAAGATGAAGTATCTGATCCTTCTGCAAATGAATATGTCCAACAAGTCAAGAGCTTTGCTAACCAAGATAATGCAGAAGTAATTGTAGTTTGTGCAAAGATTGAATCGGAAATTGCTGAACTTGAAGGGGAAGAAAAAGAAATGTTCCTTTCAGAGTTAGGTATTGAAGAATCAGGTCTTGATCAACTCATCCGGGCTTCATACAGTTTATTAGGTTTAGCAACATACTTTACAGCAGGGGTCCAAGAAGTTAGAGCTTGGACATTTAGAAAAGGTATGAAAGCTCCTCAGTGTGCTGGTATCATTCACACAGATTTCGAAAGAGGCTTCATTCGAGCAGAAACGGTTTCTTACGATGATTTAATGGCAGCGGGTTCAATGAATGCTGCTAAAGAAGCGGGTAAGGTAAGACTAGAAGGAAAAGAGTATGTAGTAAAAGACGGAGACGTTATTCATTTCCGTTTTAATGTATAATCATTTCATCTTAAACTGTATTCCATTAAGAAAAAATGGAATACAGTTTTTTATTTTGTATCTATGTTTAAATAGTCGAGGCTATTTATTAAGAAAGAGTTATGATATATACTGGCAGCTATTAAGTAAGAACTATGGGCATAAATCAGTAACTCTCCATGAAAAATAAGTACAGTAAAACAGGGAAATCCTTAGATCCCTACATTTCATTGCTTTTCCTAATGTAATATGCTATACTTTGAACTTGTGAGTAATGAATACATTGCTCCTTGCTCTTTTATAGAGCCGCTTAGACCAAAAGGAGGTGACTGTGAGATGAGAAAGTACGAAATCATGTACATCATCCGCCCAAACATTGAAGATGAAGGAAAGAAAGCAGTTGTTGATCGTTTCAACACGATTCTAACTGACAACGGTGCTGAAGTACTTGAAGCGAAAGAATGGGGGAAACGCCGTCTAGCGTACGAAATCAACGATTTCCGCGATGGTTACTACCAAATCGTTAAAGTAAGTGCTGGTACAGAAGCTGTTAACGAATTCGATCGTTTAGCACGTATCAATGATGATATCCTTCGTCACATCGTAGTTAAAGAAGAAGAATAATATATAGATTAGACTATAAAAAAATGTTTCACGTGAAACATTTTACTAGGTAGAGGAGTTGTTCTGATGCTGAACCGTGTCGTCCTCGTAGGTAGACTAACAAAAGATCCGGATCTTCGTTACACGCCAAGTGGTGTACCAGTTGCAACTTTTTCTCTTGCTGTTAATCGTACTTTTACGAACCAACAAGGAGAAAGAGAAGCAGACTTTATCAATGTTGTTGTTTGGAGAAAACCTGCTGAAAACGTGGCGAATTTCTTGAAAAAGGGAAGCTTAGCTGGTGTTGATGGACGTATCCAAACAAGAAACTATGAAGGTCAAGATGGTCGTAGAGTATATGTTACTGAAGTAGTGGCAGAATCTGTTCAATTTCTTGAACCAAGAGGTGCATCTCAAGGTAATGGCGAAAGTGGATTCTCTGGAGGTTCAAGGGACAGAGACTTTGGATACAATCAGAATCAACCACAACGAAATAATAACCGTAACAACAATCAACATTCACGTCTAGATGACGATCCTTTCGCTGACAACGGTGAACCGATTGACATCTCTGATGATGATTTACCATTTTAATGAACGGTAAAACTTTTTATAAATAAAGGAGGGAAATCCCATGGCAGGACGTAGAGGTGGACGTGCAAAACGCCGTAAAGTGTGTTACTTCACAGCTAACGGTATTACGCACATCGATTATAAAGATGTAGATCTTCTTAAAAAATTCATCTCAGAACGTGGAAAAATTCTTCCACGTCGTGTGACTGGTACAAATGCTAAATATCAACGTAAGTTGACTGCAGCAATTAAACGTGCTCGTACAATGGCTCTTCTTCCATATGTAAGTGGAGAATAATAAAACAAAGCAGCTAGGAACTCCTAGCTGCTTTTTGTATATCTGATAGTATTACATAAAGTGTTAAAGTTGATTTGTATGAAGTAAGCTTTTAAAATAAGGCTGTGCTACTTTCTTATTGCTTTTTTATATCTTGAAGAATTCCCTTTCTGAAAGAAGCTCTTATAAACGCTAATGTAATAATGGCTTTCTTCAAAGATGACAGGAGGTTCTTAAGTGAATCAAACTAGGAGACTCACAGAAGGTGCAGTTTTGTTAGCTGTATTTTCTGTATTATTAACAGGTGTTTTATATTTACCTATACTTTGGCTAGTTGTTGCTCTCTTTCTACCATTACCTTTTATCATTTATACAGTAAGATATGGGCTAAAAAGCAGTCTTATATTCTCATTAGCAGCCTTTCTGATATCTTTTATTATTGGAAACATATATACTTTGCCAGTTGCTATTTCATCTGGGGCACTTGGATTGATGATTGGTTATGCGGTAAAAGAAAAGAAAGGTCGCTTGTTTTTATACATAACTTCTACCCTAACTGTAACTATTACAACACTTCTGCAATATGTCTTATCCATTATTTTGCTTGATATCAATGTGATAGAGAGAATCTTTACAGAAACTCAGGCAACGATGATTAAGGCTATTGAAATAATGGAACAATTTGGACAAGGATTGCCTCAGGGTTATACGGAAGAGACAATTAACCAGACCTTTGACTTAGCTAGGACCCTTTTTCCAGTATTGTTAGTTTTAATGTCATTTGTGGCTATGTATATCAATGTGTTGGTCTGTGATCCTATTTTAAGGCGTTTGAATATTCACCTTCCGAAACGTATACCTTTCAGAGAGTGGAGATTGCCAAGAAACATTATTTGGTATTATTTAGTAGTGACACTTTTATCACTTTTTATGCCCATAGAGACAGGCACATTTGTATATAATGCTGTAATAAACGTTTCTTATTTACTTCAAATCTTATTCGTAATTCAAGGGTTATCTTTTATTTATTTTTATGCGTATAATAAAGGAATAACGAAAGCCTTACCAATCATTGTGACGGTATTTGTTTTTCTAATGCCGATATTACTTTTACTCGTAGTTATAGTAGGGATTATGGACATTGGCTTTGACTTAAGACAGCGGGTGAATCAATCTAAATCATGATGATCCTATTGTGAATAGGAGCTGAAAAAATGCCTTCTCATTTAACAAAGGGGTTATTTAAACCCCCTTTATATGGAATTATTGTATTAACCATTGCTTTGCTAGGAATTTTAGCGTATTACCAATGGATTGTAGCGTTAATTGGCTTTGTCGTTTTTGGTGTTTTATTCTTCTTCCTTTTACAGCGAGAGGACACACGACAAAGAGAAGTGGAAGACTATATTTCTACTCTATCCCATAGAGTGAAAAAGGTGGGAGAGGAAGCTCTACTCGAGATGCCCATTGGGATTATGCTCATCAATGATGATTATGTTATTGAATGGACCAATTCCTATCTATCTTCGTGTTTCGAGGAAGAGTCACTAGTTGGTCGTTCGCTTTATGATGTAGCGGATGCTTTAATTCCTGTAATTAAACAAGAAATCGAAACAGATAGTATTACTATAATCGACCGAAAGTATAAAGTCGTTTATAAAGCAGAAGAACGACTTCTTTACTTTTTTGATATTACAGAGCAATGGGAACTAGAAAAGAAATATAATGACGAGCAACCGGTGATTTCCATTATCTTCTTAGATAATTACGATGAGATGACTCAAGGGATGGATGACCAAACGAAGAGTAGTTTAAATAGCCAGGTTACCTCTATTCTAAATAAATGGGCTACAGAAAACGGTATATTCCTAAAGAGGGTATCCTCAGAACGCTTTTTAGCCATTTTTCACGAAAAGGTGTTAAGAGAGCTAGAAACAGGAAAATTCAGTATTCTAGATGACGTAAGAGAACTAACGACCAAACAAAATGTGCCATTGACACTAAGTGTTGGAGTAGGTACAGGTGCCTCATCTCTAACGGAACTAGGTAGCCTCGCTCAATCAAGCTTAGATTTAGCACTGGGACGTGGTGGAGACCAAGTTGCTATAAAACAACCTAATGGAAAAGTTAAGTTCTTTGGTGGGAAAACAAACCCTATGGAAAAGCGTACAAGGGTGAGAGCGCGAGTCATTTCCCATGCACTTAGAGAACTCATTGTTGGAAGTGATAAAGTCTTTATTATGGGTCATAAGCGGCCAGATATGGATGCAGTAGGATCCTCTATAGGAATCTTAAAAGTTGTTCAGATGAATAAAAAAGAGGGTTATATTGTTATGGATCCTCATGATATAGATACAGGTGTAAGTCGCTTAATGCAAGAAGTAAAACAACGGCCAAACTTAAACTCACGTTTTATTTCTCCTGATGAAGCTTTAGAATTAGCGACAGAAGATACCTTATTGGTAGTAGTGGATACACATAAACCATCAATGGTGATAGAAGAAAAACTGGTTTCTGGACTTGATCATGTTGTTGTAATCGATCATCATCGTAGAGGAGAAGAGTTTATTAAAAATCCATTACTTGTTTATATGGAGCCTTATGCATCATCAACTGCTGAACTAGTAACAGAACTTCTAGAATATCAGCCGAAAAATAGCCCGATTGAGATGTTAGAAGCTACGGCATTACTAGCTGGCATTATTGTGGATACGAAGAGCTTTACGTTAAGAACCGGTTCTAGAACATTCGATGCCGCTTCCTATTTACGAGCTTTAGGTGCAGATACCGTACTTGTTCAGAAATTCCTAAAAGAAGACGTAAATACATTCGTGAGAAGGGCAAAGCTCATTGAAAGTGTAGAGTTTTATAAAGAAGGCATAGCCATTGCTAAAGGACCAGAAGATGATCAATTCGATCAAGTCCTTATTGCTCAAGCAGCGGATACCTTATTAACGATGGATGAAGTGTCAGCATCTTTTGTTGTAGCATACAGACAAGATGGAATTGTAAGTATAAGTGCCCGTTCATTAGGTGAAATCAACGTGCAAATTATTGCTGAAAACCTAGGCGGTGGAGGGCATTTAACGAATGCAGCTACACAATTAACCGATGTAACAATCGAAGAAGCTGTTCAACAATTATATGATGTTATTGATGAAATAAAGTTAGGGGGAACTAAGGAATGAAGGTAATCTTTCTTAAAGATGTAAAAGGTAAAGGGAAAAAAGGAGAAGTGAAAAATGTAGCAGATGGATATGCTCGTAACTTCCTCCTTAAACAAGGGTTAGCTGTAGAAGCCAATAAAGGTAATGTCAGTACATTAGATGCCCAAAAGAAGAAAGAAGAGAAGCTTGCACAAGAAGAACTCCAAGAAGCGGAAGCACTTAAGCTTCAATTGGAAAAGATAACAGTTGAGTTCTCGGCAAAATCCGGCGAGGGTGGCAGATTATTTGGATCTGTTACTAGTAAACAAATCGCAGAGGAACTAAAGAAAGCACATGGTATTAAGATTGATAAGAGGAAGATTGAACTGGCCGATGGAATCCGTACGTTAGGGTATACAAAAGTTCCTGTTAAGCTTCACTCTGAGGTGACGGCTACCCTAAATGTGCATGTGACAGAAGAAAACTAAATTTGCCATCTATATTCCTTAAATAAACATGATACAATGGTATTAATAAATGTGATCGTTCATTCGGTCACTTTTTTATATTGTGAAGAAACATTATATGCGCATTGTCGCCGCAAAAATGGTGCTTACGCATTTCGTTATTGAAAGTAAATTATTTTTTTTCATAGAGATTGAGATTGTTAGGAAGGGGGCCGTTATATATGAATGAATTGTTTCAGGATCGAATTCCACCACAAAATATTGAAGCTGAACAAGCAGTATTAGGTGCTATATTTCTGGAGCCCTCATCTATTTCTACAGCATCTGAATTGCTTGAACCAGAAGACTTTTATCGTAGTGCACACGAAAAAATATACTATTGCATGCTTAAACTAAATGACTCTGGGCAAGCTGTAGACCTTATTACGGTTACAGAGGAACTACAGGCAACGAAGCAGCTAGAAGATGTCGGGGGAGTTTCCTATTTAAGTGAACTAGCAGCTAGTGTACCAACTGCTGCAAATATCGATTATTATGCTAGAATCGTTGCAGAGAAATCTCTACTAAGAAGATTGATAAGAACGGCAACAACCATTGCTCAAGATGGGTATGCTAGAGAAGACGAAGTAGATGCACTTCTAACGGAAGCTGAAAAGAAAATAATGGAGATTTCCCAAAGAAATAACTCCGGTGCTTTTCATAACATTAAAGATGTACTTGTTAAAACCTATGATCAAATAGAAGAGCTTCATAACCGAAAAGGGGATATTACAGGAATTCCTACAGGATTCTCTGAGCTTGATAGAATGACTGCTGGATTCCAACGAAATGATCTCATTATTGTTGCGGCTCGTCCATCTGTTGGTAAAACAGCTTTTGCTTTAAATATTGCTCAAAACGTTGCTACCAAAACAGACGAAAATGTAGCCATCTTCAGTTTGGAGATGGGAGCAGAGCAGTTGGTTATGCGTATGCTCTGTGCAGAAGGCAATATTGATGCCCAGAGACTTCGTACTGGTTCTTTAAATGATGAGGATTGGCGAAAACTGACCATGGCAATGGGTAGCCTTTCAAATGCGGGGATATTTATTGATGATACTCCTGGAATAAAAATTAACGAATTAAGAGCGAAGTGTCGTCGACTAAAGCAAGAGCACGGCCTTGGTATGATTCTGATTGATTATCTACAATTGATTGTTGGTAGTGGAAATTCTAAGGATAATAGACAACAGGAAGTTTCAGAAATATCACGTACTTTAAAAGGGCTTGCACGTGAATTAAAGGTTCCTGTTATTGCATTGTCTCAGCTTTCTCGTGGTGTAGAACAAAGACAAGATAAAAGACCTATGATGTCAGATATTCGTGAATCAGGTGCGATTGAGCAAGATGCTGATAT
The nucleotide sequence above comes from Bacillus carboniphilus. Encoded proteins:
- a CDS encoding AAA family ATPase; its protein translation is MGKIVAIANQKGGVGKTTTSVNLGACLAYIGKKVLLVDVDPQGNATSGVGIDKADVEQCIYDILVEDIPAEKVVKGTKVENLFAIPATIQLAGAEIELVPTISREVRLKRALENLKSEYDYIIIDCPPSLGLLTLNALTASDAVLIPVQCEYYALEGLSQLLNTVRLVQKHLNNQLTIEGVLLTMLDARTNLGIQVIEEVKKYFQEKVFQTIIPRNIRLSEAPSHGEPIIIYDPKSRGAEVYLDLAKEVVANG
- a CDS encoding ParB/RepB/Spo0J family partition protein translates to MAKGLGKGINALFSNLEVGNEETVQEVKVNDIRPNPYQPRKVFKPEAIEELKESILEHGILQPIILRKSIKGYEIVVGERRFRAAKDAKLQAIPAVIRELSEKQMMELAVLENLQREDLTPIEEAMAYQRLMEKLGITQEQLAKRLGKSRPHIANHVRLLSLPQEIQQYITDGSISMGHGRALLGLRNKELLKQVVQKVIKEQINVRQLEELIFRLNENVSRETKATTKPKKDVFVQEQESILREKFGTTVNIVQKKKKGKIEIEFFSKEDLDRILELLDR
- a CDS encoding DUF554 domain-containing protein, encoding MVLFGTIINGITIILGTIIGKFLSKIPDQMKTTVMHGIGLAVVVLGLQMAFKSEQFLYVIISLVLGAVIGEWIDLDGKLNACGNWLEKKLGAFGSGQISQGFVTATLIFVIGAMAILGALDSGMKNNHDILLTKAIIDGFTALILTTTLGIGVMFSAIPVVIYQGTIALLAAQIVALVPSVLLDQLIAEITASGGVMILAIGLNLTGITKIRVANLLPGIMVIIVLVIVMYNLNGIL
- the yyaC gene encoding spore protease YyaC, producing the protein MKLKPQFFDRSSGNVRIPYDDEHAVQSLASRIQQLIPTTTQPIVFICIGTDRSTGDSLGPFIGTLLKEKPTTPFFIYGTLDDPIHAVNLMDKLNMIQNEHKNPYIIGIDACLGRIKSVGHIILGEGPVKPGAGVNKDLPHVGDAHITGIVNVSGFMEFFVLQNTRLNLVVSMAKTVANGIYEAGIQFQRRIELNNFNPLDQEQSL
- a CDS encoding DUF951 domain-containing protein, producing MEEKVYDLNTVVEMKKAHPCGTNRWRIIRMGMDIRIKCEGCQHSVLLPRREFTKKVKKILENPQKEA
- a CDS encoding DUF2164 domain-containing protein, with product MYIKLPKEKKDILIQEIQAYFQEEKGEDWGLIAAENLLDFFMQRLGPNLYNQGVQDAKQLVSQLLLNIEEDISSLERPIKRDY
- the ychF gene encoding redox-regulated ATPase YchF; protein product: MALTAGIVGLPNVGKSTLFNAITQAGAESANYPFCTIDPNVGIVEVPDHRLQKLTELVQPKKTVPTTFEFTDIAGIVKGASKGEGLGNKFLSHIRQVDAICHVVRCFADDNITHVSGQVDPIADIETINLELILADLESVDKRIERVGKLAKQKDKEAVFEHEILVKLKEAFEDEKPARTVEFTEEQMKIVKGLHLLTIKPMLYVANVGEDEVSDPSANEYVQQVKSFANQDNAEVIVVCAKIESEIAELEGEEKEMFLSELGIEESGLDQLIRASYSLLGLATYFTAGVQEVRAWTFRKGMKAPQCAGIIHTDFERGFIRAETVSYDDLMAAGSMNAAKEAGKVRLEGKEYVVKDGDVIHFRFNV
- the rpsF gene encoding 30S ribosomal protein S6 is translated as MRKYEIMYIIRPNIEDEGKKAVVDRFNTILTDNGAEVLEAKEWGKRRLAYEINDFRDGYYQIVKVSAGTEAVNEFDRLARINDDILRHIVVKEEE
- the ssb gene encoding single-stranded DNA-binding protein, translated to MLNRVVLVGRLTKDPDLRYTPSGVPVATFSLAVNRTFTNQQGEREADFINVVVWRKPAENVANFLKKGSLAGVDGRIQTRNYEGQDGRRVYVTEVVAESVQFLEPRGASQGNGESGFSGGSRDRDFGYNQNQPQRNNNRNNNQHSRLDDDPFADNGEPIDISDDDLPF
- the rpsR gene encoding 30S ribosomal protein S18; translated protein: MAGRRGGRAKRRKVCYFTANGITHIDYKDVDLLKKFISERGKILPRRVTGTNAKYQRKLTAAIKRARTMALLPYVSGE
- a CDS encoding YybS family protein, which gives rise to MNQTRRLTEGAVLLAVFSVLLTGVLYLPILWLVVALFLPLPFIIYTVRYGLKSSLIFSLAAFLISFIIGNIYTLPVAISSGALGLMIGYAVKEKKGRLFLYITSTLTVTITTLLQYVLSIILLDINVIERIFTETQATMIKAIEIMEQFGQGLPQGYTEETINQTFDLARTLFPVLLVLMSFVAMYINVLVCDPILRRLNIHLPKRIPFREWRLPRNIIWYYLVVTLLSLFMPIETGTFVYNAVINVSYLLQILFVIQGLSFIYFYAYNKGITKALPIIVTVFVFLMPILLLLVVIVGIMDIGFDLRQRVNQSKS
- a CDS encoding DHH family phosphoesterase, translated to MPSHLTKGLFKPPLYGIIVLTIALLGILAYYQWIVALIGFVVFGVLFFFLLQREDTRQREVEDYISTLSHRVKKVGEEALLEMPIGIMLINDDYVIEWTNSYLSSCFEEESLVGRSLYDVADALIPVIKQEIETDSITIIDRKYKVVYKAEERLLYFFDITEQWELEKKYNDEQPVISIIFLDNYDEMTQGMDDQTKSSLNSQVTSILNKWATENGIFLKRVSSERFLAIFHEKVLRELETGKFSILDDVRELTTKQNVPLTLSVGVGTGASSLTELGSLAQSSLDLALGRGGDQVAIKQPNGKVKFFGGKTNPMEKRTRVRARVISHALRELIVGSDKVFIMGHKRPDMDAVGSSIGILKVVQMNKKEGYIVMDPHDIDTGVSRLMQEVKQRPNLNSRFISPDEALELATEDTLLVVVDTHKPSMVIEEKLVSGLDHVVVIDHHRRGEEFIKNPLLVYMEPYASSTAELVTELLEYQPKNSPIEMLEATALLAGIIVDTKSFTLRTGSRTFDAASYLRALGADTVLVQKFLKEDVNTFVRRAKLIESVEFYKEGIAIAKGPEDDQFDQVLIAQAADTLLTMDEVSASFVVAYRQDGIVSISARSLGEINVQIIAENLGGGGHLTNAATQLTDVTIEEAVQQLYDVIDEIKLGGTKE
- the rplI gene encoding 50S ribosomal protein L9; protein product: MKVIFLKDVKGKGKKGEVKNVADGYARNFLLKQGLAVEANKGNVSTLDAQKKKEEKLAQEELQEAEALKLQLEKITVEFSAKSGEGGRLFGSVTSKQIAEELKKAHGIKIDKRKIELADGIRTLGYTKVPVKLHSEVTATLNVHVTEEN
- the dnaB gene encoding replicative DNA helicase, which gives rise to MNELFQDRIPPQNIEAEQAVLGAIFLEPSSISTASELLEPEDFYRSAHEKIYYCMLKLNDSGQAVDLITVTEELQATKQLEDVGGVSYLSELAASVPTAANIDYYARIVAEKSLLRRLIRTATTIAQDGYAREDEVDALLTEAEKKIMEISQRNNSGAFHNIKDVLVKTYDQIEELHNRKGDITGIPTGFSELDRMTAGFQRNDLIIVAARPSVGKTAFALNIAQNVATKTDENVAIFSLEMGAEQLVMRMLCAEGNIDAQRLRTGSLNDEDWRKLTMAMGSLSNAGIFIDDTPGIKINELRAKCRRLKQEHGLGMILIDYLQLIVGSGNSKDNRQQEVSEISRTLKGLARELKVPVIALSQLSRGVEQRQDKRPMMSDIRESGAIEQDADIVAFLYRDDYYDKESENKDIIEIIIAKQRNGPVGTVELAFVKEYNKFVNLERRFDEAGVPAG